The Brachyspira hyodysenteriae ATCC 27164 sequence CTGATGTATTCTTAGTATTAGCAACTCAAAACCCTATAGAACAAGAAGGAACCTACCCTCTTCCAGAAGCTCAGGTTGACAGATTTATGCTTAAAGTTATAGTAAAATACCCTACTAAAAGTGAAGAAAAAACTATAATAAAAAATATGTCATCTTCAAAACCTGCAGAATTAAAGCCTATAACTACAATAGAAACTATAGAAAAATTAAGAAAATTAGCCAATCAAATACATATAGAAGAAAGATTGATTGATTATATAGTAAACATTATAGATGCCACAAGAAATCCAAAAGATTATAAACTTCAAAGCGAATACATAGAATACGGAGCTTCTCCAAGAGCAGGAATATATTTAACTAAAGCAGCAAAAGCAAATGCTATGATGCAGGGCAGAGGATTTGTAATGCCTGAAGATATAAGAGCTGTTGCTTATGAGGTATTAAGACATAGAATAAGCGTAAGCTATGAAGCACAGGCTGAAAATGTTAATAGCGATATGATTATAGAAAACTTGCTCGCGAATATCAATGTGCCTTAATAATTTTAATTTATAAAATATGATTGATTATAAAGCCTGGTTATTAAGTAATCGGGCTTTTTTATTATAAAAATTTTTATTAAATCAAAATTTCATTATTGTCAGTTATATCATGCTTTATAATATCTAAAGTATCAGAATTAAAAGGGTATATTTTTAAACGTACATTATTGATTATCTTTTTTTTCTTAAACAAACGTCTCTCATTTATTTCATCTTTCTTCTTATTTGTACTATTATCTGTTTCAGAACAACTTTTAGAATCAATATTATTTTTATACACTAAATGAAAGTTTATATTTTCTATATCATTAGAATAAGCAAGAAAAATAGCTCTTATTCTCAAATATGCACCTAAAAACTGTTGATGAATCCATTTTAAATCATCATCATGAATATCATTTTTTAATTCTATTATATGTAAATCAAATTTATCATTATTATTTTTATTTATGATCACAGCATCAGCACATTTTTTCATATTTAAATGGCTGAACTTTCTCTCTCCTTCTATATCTGAACTACAAATAGATTCAGAGCTTAATTTTACATGGCATTCCATATTTGATTTTTCATCTTTTATAATAAAAATATCTTTTATTACATCAATTTTACACATTGTATTATTAAATAGATATTTTTTTTCACCTTTTTTATTAACTATAAAATCAGAATTATAAAGTTTATTAAAATCGTCCATAATCATTAATCTTAATTTATTGCATCATATTCTATAGAGGCATTATTTATATATTTATGAAATGTTTCTATATAAAATCCTGTTTCTCTATCGCCTTTCAATTCTTTTACGGTTGTAATATCATTGTCATCAGTATCAAATTGATATATTCTAATTTTGTCTATATATATGGTGTCATTTTCAGTATATGAATACTCTTTTAATATTTGATTTTTTTTATCCTCATCTTTCATGCTATGAAGAACAGCCATATTATTTATATGTTCTAATATAGTGTCGCTGTGAGTAGATATTATTATATTTCTTTTTTTATTAACTAGATTTATTAATACACGAGCTAATTGTTTCTGCAATTTCAAATGCAATGATAATTCAGGCTCCTCTATAAATAAATCGCCTAAAATAGGATAATATTTTAAAAGTAAATATAATGGAGCAACTTCCGTTATAACAGCAGAGCATAAATGCATAGGTACTTTTAAATCTTTGTTATTAGGCTGATAGTACATAGCATTTGTTTCTCTATTAAGATTTATTTTACCTTTTAGTATGTTATTTTCAAATATTTCTATTATATCTTTATAATTATCATTTTCTCTAAAATTATAAGATAAATCTATTAAACTATTAATAAAATCTATAATAGGTTTTTGAAATATAGTTTTTTCTTTTTTATCTTTAATACTAAATTGATGCATATTTGATATTTTTGATAATTCTTTATATGTTAATAAAAAACCAGTTCTTGATGTAGGTAAAAATTTTAAATCATAGAAAGTATTTTGTAATATATTACTAATAATATTTTTAATTAGGAATATATAATCAATATTTTCATATTTAAAACCAGTCATAAAATCATTTTTTTTGTTAATAGCTACATAATTTTGAATAATTAGAACATCAAATAAACAATTTGAATAATCAAAATATATACTTTCTAAATTTATTACATTATCCTCATCATTAAAAATAATTTGTAAAATTTCTGTTTTATATTTATTTAATAATTGATTTAGAAAATTATAAAATATATTAAGCTCATTTTTTGACAGTAAATGTTTATTATCAGAATCTGAAAAAAAATTCAATATATTTTTACCATGATTTATATTCTCATTTATTTTTATATATTTAGTAACTATATTTTGCATTTCTTTATATTCTTCCAAGCTGTAAATAAATTCTTTATCCTGAAAGATAATATTTACAATATCATCACTATATTTCATCAAGCCGTATATTAATGTCATTAAATAACTTTTTCCGCTGTTATTATCACCTATAAACAATATAAGATTAGAAAGTTCTATTTCTGCCTCTTTAATCTTACCGAAATTTTTAATTATTAGCTTGGAATATGACATTTTCAAAATACCTTTTTTAATTTGTATTATTTTATAATAGAATTTTATCTTTAACAAGTATTTTAATATATACATAAGTAAATATATTTTATCAAAAATAAAATTATATTTTTAATATATGGGGCTTTGCCCCATACCCCACTTCTTTTGTTGTCACAAAGAAGCAAAAAGACTGCATTTTTGACCTAAAATTATGGTATTATCATTATTAAATACATATTCTTAAAAATTAAGCTGTAATATGTGCATTTTCGCGAAGCGTGTAAAAAAAGTAGATAATATTAATATATTTATATAGTTTTGAAATAGTTTTAATGTAAAAAAGCATTTAAATAACTTAACATAATATTTTTTATATAAATTCTAATAAAGCAATTTTTGTAATTACCGAAGATATAATATAATAAATTTATAAGATAATGGAGTGTATTATATGGTACGTTCTTTATGGACAGCTGCAAGCGGTATGAATGGTATGCAGTTCAAAACTGATACTATAGCCAATAACCTTGCAAATGTTAATACTATAGGATATAAAAAAGTTAGAGCTGATTTTGAAGATTTAATATATCAAAACTTAAAAATACAAGGAACTCCTGCTACAGAAGACACTGTAACACCTGTAGGACTTCAAACAGGACTCGGTGTAAAAAGTGCTGCTACTCAAAAAATGTTTGATCAAGGTTCTTTACAGGCAACAGGAAATAAACTTGATTTAGCATTAGAGGGAGAAGGATTCTTCCAAGTATTAATGCCTGACGGAAGTGTTTCTTATACTAGAGACGGTTCTTTCAAAATTGATGCTAACGGTCAATTAGTTACTTCTAATGGATACAGATTAGTTCCTGAAATAGTATTTCCTGAAAATTTCTTGGTAGAGCAGATAAGCATATCAAGAGAGGGTGTTGTTTCTGTGAAAATAGGTGATGAAAATGATCCTGTAGAAATAGGACAAATTACACTTCATAGATTCATAAATC is a genomic window containing:
- a CDS encoding AAA family ATPase, with the protein product MTDNINNSENSNEISSEIANASKDLQAISEASKMALDVVNAIKNEIKKVIIGQENMLDKLLLGIICDGHVLLEGVPGLAKTLTVKSLASTIDASYKRIQFTPDLLPADIVGTEIYDIKNSVFLPKQGPIFSNIILADEINRSPAKVQSALLEAMGEHQVTIGDKTYRLPDVFLVLATQNPIEQEGTYPLPEAQVDRFMLKVIVKYPTKSEEKTIIKNMSSSKPAELKPITTIETIEKLRKLANQIHIEERLIDYIVNIIDATRNPKDYKLQSEYIEYGASPRAGIYLTKAAKANAMMQGRGFVMPEDIRAVAYEVLRHRISVSYEAQAENVNSDMIIENLLANINVP
- a CDS encoding AAA family ATPase, whose product is MSYSKLIIKNFGKIKEAEIELSNLILFIGDNNSGKSYLMTLIYGLMKYSDDIVNIIFQDKEFIYSLEEYKEMQNIVTKYIKINENINHGKNILNFFSDSDNKHLLSKNELNIFYNFLNQLLNKYKTEILQIIFNDEDNVINLESIYFDYSNCLFDVLIIQNYVAINKKNDFMTGFKYENIDYIFLIKNIISNILQNTFYDLKFLPTSRTGFLLTYKELSKISNMHQFSIKDKKEKTIFQKPIIDFINSLIDLSYNFRENDNYKDIIEIFENNILKGKINLNRETNAMYYQPNNKDLKVPMHLCSAVITEVAPLYLLLKYYPILGDLFIEEPELSLHLKLQKQLARVLINLVNKKRNIIISTHSDTILEHINNMAVLHSMKDEDKKNQILKEYSYTENDTIYIDKIRIYQFDTDDNDITTVKELKGDRETGFYIETFHKYINNASIEYDAIN
- the flgG gene encoding flagellar basal-body rod protein FlgG — encoded protein: MVRSLWTAASGMNGMQFKTDTIANNLANVNTIGYKKVRADFEDLIYQNLKIQGTPATEDTVTPVGLQTGLGVKSAATQKMFDQGSLQATGNKLDLALEGEGFFQVLMPDGSVSYTRDGSFKIDANGQLVTSNGYRLVPEIVFPENFLVEQISISREGVVSVKIGDENDPVEIGQITLHRFINQPGLLSIGDNLYKETIASGPAFEGEPGANGFPRIHQGFVEMSNVKVVDEMVDMIVAQRAYEMNSKAVQTSDNLLATVVNLKR